In the genome of Bacillus thuringiensis, the window TACAGCAAAGGCGCAAGCATTAAAAGCAGAAGGTCATGATGTAATTGGATTAGGGGCAGGGGAACCTGACTTTAATACACCAGAGCATATTATGGATGCTGCACATAAAGCGATGTTAGAAGGGCATACGAAGTATACACCAACAGGTGGACTACAATCGTTAAAACAAGAAATTGTGAAGAAATTTACTCGCGATCAAGGTATTGCGTATGATCCATCTGAAATTATTGTATGTAATGGCGCAAAGCATGCATTATATACATTATTCCAAGTATTACTTGATGAGGGAGATGAAGTTATCATTCCAACTCCTTACTGGGTAAGCTATCCAGAGCAAGTAAAGCTTGCTGGCGGTAAGCCGGTTTATGTAGAAGGTTTAGAAGACAATGAGTACAAAATTACAGCAAAGCAGCTGCGTGAGGCAATTACAGAGAAAACGAAAGCAGTTATTATTAATTCACCGAGCAATCCAACAGGAATGATTTATAGCAAAGAAGAATTACAACAGCTTGGAGAAGTATGTTTAGAACATGATATTTTAATCGTTTCTGATGAAATTTATGAAAAATTAATTTATGGTGGCGTAGAATATACTTCAATTGCCCAGCTTTCTAATGCATTAAAAGAACAAACACTTATTATTAATGGTGTATCTAAATCTCATTCTATGACAGGATGGCGTATTGGGTATGCTGCAGGAAATAAGCAGCTTATTAAAGCGATGACGAACTTAGCGAGTCATAGTACGTCAAACCCTACTTCAATCGCTCAATACGGCGCAATTGCGGCATATGCGGGCTCACAAGAACCTGTGGAAACAATGCGTCAAGCCTTTGAAGAGAGATTAAACATCATTTATGATAAATTAATTCAAATCCCTGGCTTTACTTGTATTAAACCGCAAGGTGCATTTTACTTATTCCCTAACGTAAAAGAAGCTGTAGCTTTATCAGGATATACAACAGTTGATGATTGGGCAAAAGCTCTATTAGAAGAGGAAAAAGTGGCTCTTGTACCAGGTACAGGATTTGGTGCTCCAAATAATGTTCGTTTATCATATGCGACATCTCTTGAACAAGTAGAGAAAGCATTAGAACGCATCCATACATTTATGAAAAGTAAAGTGCAAGCTTAATTGTATATTTCATTCATGTAATATAAAAAACCTCCCTATTAATGGGGAGGTTTTTTTGACGAATTGTGGCAAAAAGAAATAGCTAAAGGTGTGTTATACTAGAGAGCGAGGTGTTTGGTGATGAAAAAGAAAATGATGTTACATTGGTTTGAGCAGGGAAGCATTGCAATTCCAAAATTGCTTATGATGCATTATAAAAAATTAGGTTTAAATGAGACGGAATTTATGGTTGTACTTCATGTACATACATTTTTAGAATCAGGTAATTCGTTTCCGACTCCTTCAGAGATTTCT includes:
- the aspB gene encoding aspartate transaminase AspB — encoded protein: MKLAKRVAALTPSSTLEITAKAQALKAEGHDVIGLGAGEPDFNTPEHIMDAAHKAMLEGHTKYTPTGGLQSLKQEIVKKFTRDQGIAYDPSEIIVCNGAKHALYTLFQVLLDEGDEVIIPTPYWVSYPEQVKLAGGKPVYVEGLEDNEYKITAKQLREAITEKTKAVIINSPSNPTGMIYSKEELQQLGEVCLEHDILIVSDEIYEKLIYGGVEYTSIAQLSNALKEQTLIINGVSKSHSMTGWRIGYAAGNKQLIKAMTNLASHSTSNPTSIAQYGAIAAYAGSQEPVETMRQAFEERLNIIYDKLIQIPGFTCIKPQGAFYLFPNVKEAVALSGYTTVDDWAKALLEEEKVALVPGTGFGAPNNVRLSYATSLEQVEKALERIHTFMKSKVQA